Proteins from a genomic interval of Ptychodera flava strain L36383 chromosome 7, AS_Pfla_20210202, whole genome shotgun sequence:
- the LOC139136217 gene encoding uncharacterized protein, whose translation MVPGVNNYLTHVNLTSVLTMVLVQESLAMPIPVLVLCYHGAQCEKLSDPCQPNPCCNNGTSAQESCDAYSCSCLVCYHGIQCEQLSDPCQKTCALTMVLVQESLAMPIPVLVQDVNMVPIMNNYLTHVNLTRASTMVLVQDSLATPTPVLVQDVTMVPSVNN comes from the exons TATCTGACCCATGTCAATCTCACCAGTGTGTTAACAATGGTACTTGTACAGGAGAGTCTTGCGATGCCTATACCTGTTCTTGTCCTATGTTACCATGGTGCCCAGTGTGAAAAAT TGTCTGACCCATGTCAACCCAATCCATGCTGCAACAATGGTACCAGTGCACAAGAGTCTTGTGACGCCTACTCATGTTCATGTCTAGTGTGTTACCATGGTATACAGTGTGAACAAT TATCTGACCCATGTCAAAAAACCTGTGCTTTAACAATGGTACTTGTACAAGAGAGTCTTGCGATGCCTATACCTGTTCTTGTCCAGGATGTTAACATGGTACCCATTATGAACAAT TATCTGACCCATGTCAACCTAACCCGTGCGTCAACGATGGTACTTGTACAAGACAGTCTTGCAACGCCTACTCCTGTTCTTGTCCAGGATGTTACCATGGTACCCAGTGTGAACAAT TAA